The Deinococcus humi genome includes a window with the following:
- a CDS encoding beta strand repeat-containing protein, with protein MTRKLTRLKNWAGVILGTAACLLGTARAEGSVQVSLGSTDAAQPFNQFLFDYDEVNTFVKTATKPVYVDIRTPGEVINVALCGSVDADTVRIEVYNPSGTLAATYVPANATAAGKIACNSPLNAPITTAYKYTTSASGTYQLRLYNTSTNENHFKRFDITVTPNTATAPDPRVNGGRVWAYAWAFNGNNSFGTVGATDADYFVRVPGGRSGTEYIWKLDLNRFAGQRYEIIANSIGLDAPNSGYSADGSASAKPVHPIYLSYPTQVLSPPTAVPVISNFRFEGANGRKFISPGTTLGVNDSGNFKFTSDVDGTYAITIDTNKDGIFSSGDRLLLGTASAASETSVVWDGKDVSGNVLAVGTYNAELKLRLGEYHFVAFDVETSGGGVSNGLTVYRATSQTGTVGTQVYWDDVTKLAGLGLGGTTNLPNGGASGTAAGAHTWGNFAAGSLGDTRYLDTYVYGLASSLVLPAAITSGDAEISGKVYNDINANGLIEANEAGVANATLQLLNSSQTVVMTAQADSSGNYAFLGVNAGTYTVRVVSDSALSGKAPTAPNPAQRLITVDSTAVANNNFGFISSVDLAVDKSGPVAVGSGGTVSYTVRVWNNGPDTASGVAVNDTIPAGFTVTGIACLRTGSAVCGTQTFTSSSVSIVTGNLTLDTTPTNAIPDGNFLTYTITGTAAANGSLSNTASLSVPSGQQDGVVSNNTSLPVVTRIVDAVNESTLNLTWGNGSTVGVLNNDTNGGAAATTVNTVVTVTNNGGMAGLTVNGSGQLVVPSTAPVGTYTVTYMLCDSVVGTACDTATVQLVISAPSYAISGQVYEDYNYGGGLGRDYNAEQGMSLRPGVRVELYNSAGGNILAAALTDASGAYTFTGQPTGTYRVRVVNGFVTSSRAGGCTPSTVVTVLPASCTQLPVQTYSYNTSQVGGANPAIMDPSLSTTTLPTSAQSVATVTVGNTNVLNVNFGFNFSTVVNISDAGQGSLRQFIVNANALANTGLAQNGNRGAVVTGLIEALPAARDTSIFMIPSAALQGGVAVIPVSTPVLPALTRSNISIDGTTQSINIGNSNLGTLGTGGVVGYLNTATLDTVQRPEVQIVGISTLAIGLDVQANSTQVRGLSIYGFGSAANNDNNANVRIGNDFITTMIEANIIGSSASTFSCGAATTVALRTSNADNIRSVGGDNGTVQNNLIGCAAGKGFGVEGSSVGWTIINNEIRGNAIGNTNLDGIDLENGGSKNHIVRGNLIVENAGVGVDGYQGGGGNLIERNTIMGNGIGQGGAPGETAGVRLYSSNNTIKHNVIALNYGAGVLVTDTSTGNLISQNSIYDNGTVLAANGTASSAQIGIDLNAPGESVTTGAAPYVTRNDNGDADSGGNSLLNFPVFETAQIIGSNLQLTGYARAGSTIELFIAAADASGFGEGKTYLLTLTEGSGQDTDTSTGTYNTSTVGTDTTNRFKFSVALPAGVGVGTRLTATATCLGMACTGTTVTANSTSEFSYNIPVTGQPPSLTLSKLGRNISTTPTGTFIGSTGSIGVKPGETVEYCIVYSNAGGAATNFVLKDYVPVGMVIVPNAYSAGNGVRYASGSTVVVGASAAPAGLDLTNANDTDEGTLDSTPVTNPTDPAGSPQRPGLMTLSLANVPASSTGTVCFQAKVP; from the coding sequence ATGACGCGAAAGTTGACGCGGTTGAAGAACTGGGCGGGTGTGATTCTGGGAACTGCCGCTTGCTTGCTGGGGACTGCGCGTGCGGAAGGTTCGGTGCAAGTCAGTCTGGGAAGCACCGATGCTGCGCAGCCCTTTAACCAATTTCTCTTCGATTACGATGAAGTTAACACATTCGTGAAGACAGCCACCAAGCCTGTGTATGTAGATATACGTACGCCAGGTGAGGTTATCAACGTCGCATTGTGCGGTTCTGTTGACGCTGACACCGTACGAATTGAAGTGTACAACCCGTCTGGTACGTTGGCGGCGACATACGTTCCAGCCAACGCAACAGCGGCAGGCAAAATCGCATGCAATTCACCCCTGAACGCACCAATTACTACTGCCTATAAATACACCACGTCGGCCAGTGGTACCTATCAGCTTCGCTTGTACAACACATCTACCAACGAGAATCATTTCAAGCGTTTTGACATCACCGTCACGCCCAATACCGCTACCGCACCTGATCCCAGGGTCAACGGCGGGCGGGTCTGGGCCTATGCCTGGGCTTTCAACGGGAACAACAGTTTCGGCACGGTAGGGGCGACGGATGCAGACTATTTTGTGCGAGTCCCTGGGGGCCGCAGTGGTACTGAGTACATCTGGAAACTCGACCTCAACCGTTTTGCTGGCCAGCGCTATGAAATCATCGCGAACTCAATCGGCCTGGATGCACCCAACTCTGGCTACAGCGCCGACGGTTCCGCTTCGGCCAAGCCCGTGCATCCCATTTATCTGAGTTATCCTACCCAGGTTTTATCACCGCCCACAGCCGTTCCTGTGATCTCAAATTTCCGTTTTGAAGGTGCCAACGGACGTAAGTTCATTTCGCCGGGAACGACGTTGGGTGTCAATGATAGTGGCAATTTTAAATTCACGAGCGATGTTGATGGCACCTACGCTATTACTATCGATACCAATAAAGATGGAATCTTTAGTTCAGGTGACCGTTTGTTGCTCGGCACTGCCTCAGCTGCTTCTGAAACGTCTGTTGTCTGGGATGGAAAGGATGTCTCAGGTAATGTTCTGGCGGTTGGAACGTATAATGCAGAGCTTAAGCTGCGTCTGGGTGAATACCACTTCGTGGCTTTCGATGTCGAGACCAGTGGTGGCGGAGTCTCCAATGGTTTGACAGTCTACCGCGCCACTTCACAGACGGGGACAGTTGGGACACAGGTTTATTGGGATGACGTCACCAAGCTGGCGGGCTTAGGCCTGGGTGGCACGACCAATTTGCCTAATGGTGGTGCGTCGGGAACGGCGGCTGGTGCCCACACCTGGGGCAACTTTGCGGCAGGCAGTCTGGGTGATACGCGCTACCTCGATACCTATGTGTATGGATTGGCCAGCAGTCTGGTTCTACCTGCTGCCATTACCAGCGGCGACGCAGAAATAAGTGGAAAAGTCTATAACGATATTAATGCCAATGGCCTGATAGAGGCGAATGAGGCAGGTGTTGCAAATGCAACACTGCAACTCTTGAACTCAAGTCAGACCGTTGTGATGACCGCACAAGCGGATTCCAGTGGAAATTATGCATTCTTGGGTGTAAATGCCGGAACATATACAGTTCGAGTGGTATCGGACAGCGCTCTTAGCGGAAAAGCACCCACTGCACCTAACCCAGCACAGCGATTGATAACAGTTGACTCCACGGCTGTAGCCAACAATAACTTTGGCTTCATATCATCCGTTGACCTCGCGGTAGACAAGAGTGGGCCTGTTGCTGTTGGTTCCGGTGGCACTGTGAGCTATACCGTGCGCGTCTGGAACAACGGTCCTGACACTGCGAGCGGAGTCGCCGTCAATGACACCATTCCTGCGGGATTTACCGTGACTGGCATTGCATGTCTGCGAACAGGCAGCGCGGTTTGCGGGACCCAGACTTTTACAAGCAGCAGCGTCAGCATCGTTACCGGGAATCTTACCCTGGACACCACTCCTACCAATGCCATTCCTGACGGCAATTTCTTGACCTACACTATTACCGGTACGGCTGCGGCCAACGGCTCTCTGAGCAACACCGCCAGTCTGAGTGTTCCCAGCGGACAGCAAGATGGCGTGGTCAGCAACAACACCAGCTTGCCAGTGGTGACACGAATTGTTGATGCCGTCAACGAATCCACGCTTAATTTGACGTGGGGAAACGGCAGCACTGTCGGTGTGCTGAACAACGATACCAACGGCGGCGCTGCGGCAACGACAGTCAACACCGTTGTGACGGTGACGAACAATGGAGGAATGGCTGGTCTGACAGTGAATGGGAGCGGTCAGCTTGTGGTGCCTTCCACGGCACCTGTGGGTACCTACACCGTGACTTACATGCTGTGTGACAGCGTGGTGGGAACGGCCTGTGATACAGCCACAGTGCAGCTCGTCATCAGCGCGCCCAGCTACGCAATCTCAGGCCAGGTCTATGAGGATTACAACTACGGCGGTGGCCTGGGCCGGGACTACAACGCAGAACAGGGCATGAGCCTGCGCCCTGGCGTACGGGTGGAACTGTACAATTCAGCAGGCGGAAACATTTTGGCCGCCGCACTGACCGATGCTAGCGGGGCATACACGTTCACGGGACAGCCTACCGGCACGTACAGGGTGCGTGTTGTCAACGGCTTCGTGACCAGCAGTCGGGCTGGCGGCTGCACCCCTAGCACGGTGGTCACGGTCCTGCCAGCCAGCTGTACTCAACTGCCCGTTCAGACCTACAGCTACAACACGAGTCAGGTGGGCGGCGCGAATCCGGCCATCATGGACCCCTCGCTCAGCACGACCACTCTTCCCACAAGTGCACAGTCGGTAGCAACCGTGACAGTGGGAAACACCAACGTACTGAACGTCAATTTCGGCTTCAATTTCAGCACAGTGGTCAATATCAGCGATGCTGGCCAGGGCAGCCTGCGGCAGTTCATCGTCAATGCCAATGCGCTGGCAAACACGGGTCTGGCCCAGAACGGCAACCGGGGCGCAGTGGTCACGGGCCTTATTGAAGCCCTGCCCGCCGCCCGCGACACCAGTATCTTCATGATTCCATCCGCTGCATTGCAAGGTGGAGTGGCGGTTATCCCGGTTAGCACTCCCGTTTTGCCCGCCCTGACGCGCAGCAACATCAGCATTGACGGCACCACCCAGAGCATCAACATTGGCAACAGCAACCTGGGAACGCTGGGGACGGGCGGAGTGGTGGGTTACCTCAACACGGCCACGCTGGACACCGTGCAAAGGCCGGAAGTGCAAATCGTGGGCATCTCGACTCTGGCCATCGGATTGGATGTGCAGGCCAACAGTACCCAGGTACGTGGCCTCTCGATCTATGGCTTCGGCAGTGCTGCAAACAACGACAACAATGCCAACGTTCGTATTGGCAACGACTTCATCACCACCATGATCGAGGCCAACATCATCGGGTCTTCGGCCAGTACCTTTTCCTGCGGCGCTGCTACCACGGTGGCCCTGAGAACGAGCAACGCTGACAATATCCGCTCGGTAGGCGGCGACAACGGGACCGTGCAGAACAATCTGATCGGCTGCGCAGCGGGCAAGGGCTTCGGTGTAGAGGGCTCTTCAGTGGGCTGGACCATCATCAACAACGAGATTCGTGGCAATGCGATTGGCAACACCAACCTTGATGGGATCGACCTGGAGAACGGCGGAAGCAAAAACCACATCGTGCGTGGAAACCTGATTGTCGAAAACGCCGGTGTAGGTGTGGACGGCTATCAGGGGGGGGGTGGCAACCTGATTGAACGCAACACGATCATGGGCAATGGCATCGGCCAGGGTGGTGCCCCGGGTGAGACAGCGGGCGTCAGGCTCTACAGTTCCAATAACACCATCAAGCACAACGTGATTGCCTTGAACTACGGTGCGGGCGTGTTGGTCACAGATACCAGCACTGGCAATCTGATCTCGCAGAACAGCATTTATGATAACGGCACGGTTCTGGCTGCAAATGGCACGGCGTCCAGCGCACAAATTGGAATTGACCTGAATGCTCCGGGTGAATCTGTCACCACAGGCGCTGCCCCTTATGTCACCCGGAATGACAACGGTGACGCTGACAGTGGCGGCAACAGCCTGCTCAATTTCCCGGTATTCGAGACGGCGCAGATCATCGGCAGCAATCTGCAATTGACCGGCTATGCCCGGGCGGGCAGCACCATCGAACTGTTCATTGCGGCGGCGGATGCCAGCGGCTTCGGAGAGGGCAAGACGTATTTGCTCACCCTGACCGAGGGCAGTGGGCAAGACACCGACACCAGTACGGGCACTTACAACACGTCCACGGTGGGCACTGACACCACCAACCGCTTTAAGTTCAGCGTTGCGCTCCCGGCGGGGGTTGGGGTGGGCACCCGACTGACTGCCACCGCCACCTGCCTCGGCATGGCCTGCACCGGCACCACCGTGACCGCCAACTCCACCAGCGAATTTAGCTACAACATTCCCGTCACGGGCCAGCCCCCCAGCCTTACCCTTTCCAAACTGGGCCGCAACATCTCGACCACTCCGACAGGCACCTTCATCGGCAGCACCGGCAGCATCGGCGTCAAGCCCGGCGAAACGGTGGAATACTGCATTGTCTACAGCAATGCGGGCGGCGCAGCCACCAACTTCGTCCTCAAGGATTACGTCCCGGTGGGCATGGTTATCGTGCCCAACGCCTACAGCGCTGGCAATGGGGTGCGTTACGCCAGCGGCTCCACGGTGGTGGTGGGCGCCTCGGCAGCGCCAGCAGGACTGGACCTGACCAATGCCAACGACACCGATGAGGGCACGCTCGACAGCACCCCGGTCACCAATCCCACTGATCCGGCGGGCAGCCCACAGCGCCCTGGCCTGATGACCTTAAGTTTGGCAAATGTGCCCGCAAGCAGCACCGGCACAGTCTGTTTCCAGGCGAAAGTTCCTTAA